Proteins encoded within one genomic window of Malus sylvestris isolate BBL-3571246 chloroplast, complete genome:
- the rpl22 gene encoding ribosomal protein L22, which translates to MIQKRKVKKYTEVYTLGQHICMSAHKARRVIDQIRGRSYEETLMILELMPYRACYAILKLVYSAAANANHNKGLNETSLIISKAEVNEGTTVKKLKPRARGRGYPIKRSTCHITIVLKDISLDEEEEIDKRKFYKLELRNT; encoded by the coding sequence ATGATACAGAAGAGAAAGGTGAAGAAATATACAGAAGTATACACTTTAGGTCAACATATATGTATGTCTGCTCACAAAGCGAGAAGAGTAATTGATCAAATTCGTGGGCGGTCCTATGAAGAAACACTTATGATACTAGAACTTATGCCTTATCGAGCATGTTATGCCATTTTAAAATTGGTTTATTCTGCAGCAGCAAATGCTAATCACAATAAGGGTTTGAACGAAACAAGTTTAATCATTAGTAAAGCCGAAGTCAACGAGGGCACAACTGTGAAAAAATTAAAGCCCCGGGCTCGAGGACGGGGTTATCCTATAAAAAGATCCACTTGTCATATAACTATTGTATTGAAAGATATATCTTTAGATGAAGAGGAAGAAATAGATAAAAGGAAATTCTATAAATTAGAGCTGAGGAATACTTAA
- the rps19 gene encoding ribosomal protein S19 yields the protein MTRSLKKNPFVANHLLRKINTLNTKAEKEIIVTWSRASTIIPTMIGHTIAIHNGKEHLPIYITDRMVGHKLGEFAPTLNFRGHAKNDNRSRR from the coding sequence GTGACACGTTCACTAAAAAAAAATCCTTTTGTAGCAAATCATTTATTAAGAAAAATAAATACACTTAACACAAAAGCAGAAAAAGAAATAATAGTAACCTGGTCCCGAGCGTCTACCATTATACCGACAATGATCGGGCATACTATCGCTATCCATAATGGAAAGGAGCATTTGCCTATTTATATAACGGATCGTATGGTAGGACATAAATTGGGAGAATTTGCACCTACTCTAAATTTCCGGGGGCATGCGAAAAATGATAATAGATCCCGTCGTTAA
- the rpl2 gene encoding ribosomal protein L2, translating into MAIHLYKTSTPSTRNGAVDSQVKSNPRNNLIYGQHRCGKGRNARGIITAGHRGGGHKRLYRKIDFRRNEKDIYGRIVTIEYDPNRNAYICLIHYGDGEKRYILHPRGAIIGDTIVSGTEVPIKMGNALPLTDMPLGTAIHNIEITLGKGGQLARAAGAVAKLIAKEGKSATLKLPSGEVRLISKNCSATVGQVGNVGVNQKSLGKAGSKCWLGKRPVVRGVVMNPVDHPHGGGEGRAPIGRKKPATPWGYPALGRRSRKRNKYSDNLILRRRSK; encoded by the exons ATGGCGATACATTTATACAAAACTTCTACCCCGAGCACACGCAATGGAGCCGTAGACAGTCAAGTGAAATCCAATCCACGAAATAATTTGATCTATGGACAGCATCGTTGTGGTAAAGGTCGTAATGCCAGAGGAATCATTACCGCAGGGCATAGAGGGGGAGGTCATAAGCGTCTATACCGTAAAATCGATTTTCGACGGAATGAAAAAGACATATATGGTAGAATCGTAACTATAGAATACGACCCTAATCGAAATGCATACATTTGTCTCATACACTATGGGGATGGTGAGAAAAGATATATTTTACATCCCAGAGGGGCTATAATTGGAGATACCATTGTTTCTGGTACAGAAGTTCCTATAAAAATGGGAAATGCCCTACCTTTGA CCGATATGCCCTTAGGCACGGCCATACATAACATAGAAATCACACTTGGAAAGGGTGGACAATTAGCTAGAGCAGCAGGTGCTGTAGCGAAACTGATTGCAAAAGAGGGGAAATCGGCCACATTAAAATTACCTTCTGGGGAGGTCCGTTTGATATCCAAAAACTGCTCAGCAACAGTCGGACAAGTGGGGAATGTTGGGGTGAACCAGAAAAGTTTGGGTAAAGCCGGATCTAAATGTTGGCTGGGTAAGCGTCCTGTAGTAAGAGGAGTAGTTATGAACCCTGTAGACCATCCCCATGGGGGTGGTGAAGGGAGGGCCCCAATTGGTAGAAAAAAACCCGCAACCCCTTGGGGTTATCCTGCACTTGGAAGAAGAAGTAGAAAAAGGAATAAATATAGTGATAATTTGATTCTTCGTCGCCGTAGTAAATAG
- the rpl23 gene encoding ribosomal protein L23 produces the protein MDGIKYAVFTDKSIRLLGKNQYTSNVESGSTRTEIKHWVELFFGVKVIAMNSHRLPGKGRRMGTIMGHTMHYRRMIITLQPGYSIPPLRKKRT, from the coding sequence ATGGATGGAATCAAATATGCAGTATTTACAGACAAAAGTATTCGGTTATTGGGGAAAAATCAATATACTTCTAATGTCGAATCAGGATCAACTAGGACAGAAATAAAGCATTGGGTCGAACTCTTCTTTGGTGTCAAGGTAATAGCTATGAATAGTCATCGACTCCCCGGAAAGGGTAGAAGAATGGGAACTATTATGGGACATACAATGCATTACAGACGTATGATCATTACGCTTCAACCGGGTTATTCTATTCCACCTCTTAGAAAGAAAAGAACTTAA
- the ycf2 gene encoding hypothetical protein RF2 encodes MKGHQFKSWIFELREILREIQNSHYFLDSWTKFNSVGSFIHIFFHQERFIKLLDSRIWSILLSRNSHLQGSTSNRYFTIKGVVLFVVAVLIYRINNRKMVERKNLYLTGLLPIPMNFIGPRNDTLEESFGSSNINRLIVSLLYLPKGKKISESCFLDPKESTWVLPITKKCIMPESNWGSRWWRNWIGKKRASSCKISNETVAGIEISFKEKDIKYLEFLFVYYMDDPIRKDHDWELFDRLSPRKRRNIINLNSGQLFEILVKDWICYLMFAFREKIPMEAEGFFKQQGAGSTIQSNEIEHVSHLFSRNKWAMQNCAQFHMRQFRQDLFFSWGKNPHESDFLRNISRENWLDNVWLLNKDRFFSKVRNASSNIQYDSTRSSFVQVTDSSQLKGSSDQSRDHFDSISNEDSEYHTLINQREIQQLKERSILWDPSFLQTERTEIESDRFPKCLSGYSSMSRLFTEREKQMNKHLLPEEIEEFLGNPTRSIRSFFSDRWSELHLGSNPTERSTRDQKLLKKEQDVSFVPSRRSENKEIVNIFKIITYLQNTVSIHPISSDPGCDMVPKDELDMDSSNKISFLNKNPFFDLFHLFHDRNRGGYTLHHDFESEERFKEMADLFTLSITEPDLVYHKGFAFSIGLDQKQFLNEVFNSRDESKKKSLLVLPPIFYEENESFYRRIRKKWVRTSCGNDLEDPKSKIVVFASNNIMEAVNQYRLIRNLIQIQYSTYGYIRNVLNRFFLMNRSDRNFEYGIQRDQIGNDTLNHRTIMKYTINQHLSNLKKSQKKWFDPLIFISRTERSMNRDPNAYRYKWSNGSKNLQEHLEHFISEQKSRFHFQVVFDRLRINQYSIDIDFDWSEVIDKKDLSKSLPFFLSKLLLFLSKFLLFLSNSLPFFFVSFGNIPIHRSEIHIYELKGPNDQLCNQLLESIGLQIVHLKKLKPFLLDDHDTSQKSKFLINGGTISPFLFNKIPKWMIDSFHTRNNRRKSFDNMDSYFSMISHDQDNWLNPVKPFHRSSLISSFYKANRLRFLNNPHHFCFYCNKGFPFYVEKARINNYDFTYGQFLNILFIRNKIFSLCGGKKKYAFLERDTISPIELQVSNIFIPNDFPQNGDERDNLYKSLHFPIRSDPFVRRAIYSIADISGTLLTEGQIVNFERTYCQPLSDMNLSDSEGKNLHQYLNFNSNMGLIHTPCSEKYLPSEKRKKRGLCLKKCLEKGRMYRTFQRDSAFSTLSKWNIFQTYMPWFLTSTGYKYLNLIFLDTFSDLLPILSSSQKFVSIFHDIMHGSDISWRILQKKLCLPQWNLISDISSKCLHNLLLSEEMIHRNNESPLISTHLRSPNVREFLYSILFLLLVAGYLVRTHLLFVSRAYSELQTEFERVKSLMIPSYMIELRKLLDRYPTSELNSFWLKNLFLVAREQLGDSLEEIRASGGNMLWGGGPAYGVKSIRSKKKYLNINLIDIIDFISIIPNPINRIAFSRNTRHLSHTSKEIHSLIRKRKNVNGDWIDDKIESWVSNSDSIDDKEREFLVQFSTLTTEKRIDQILLSLTHSDHLSKNDSGYQMIEQPGAIYLRYLVDIHKKYLMNYEFNTSCLAERRIFLAHYQTITYSQTSCGANSFHFPSHGKPFSLRLALSLSRGILVIGSIGTGRSYLVKYLATNSYVPFITVFLNKFLANKPKGFLVDDSDDIDDSDDIDDSDDRDFDTELALLTMMNALTMDMMPEIDRFYITLQFELAKAMSPCIIWIPNIHDLDVNESNYLSLGLLVNYLSRDCERCSTRNILVIASTHIPQKVDPALIAPNKLNTCIKIRRLLIPQQRKHFFTLSYTRGFHLEKKMFHTNGFGSITMGSNVRDLVALTNEALSISITQKKSIIDTNIIRSALHRQTWDLRSQVRSVQDHGILFYQIGRAVAQNVLLSNCSIDPISIYMKKKSCNEGDSYLYKWYFELGTSMKKLTILLYLLSCSAGSVAQDLWSLPRPDEKNGITSYGLVENDSDLVHGLLEAEGAPVGSSRTEKDCSQFDNDRVTLLLRPEPRNPLDMMQNGSCSIVDQRFLYEQYESEFEEGEGVLDPQRIEEDLFNHIVWAPRIWRPWGFLFDCIERPNELGFPYWVRSFRGKRIIYDEEDGLQENDSEFLQSGTMQYQTRDRSSKEQGFFRISQFIWDPADPLFFLFKDQPVFSHREFFADEEMSKGLLTSQTDLPTSIYKRWFIKNTQERYFELLIHRQRWLRTNSSLSNGFFRSNTPSESYQYLSKLFLSNGTLLDQMTKTLLRKRWLFPDEMKIGFM; translated from the coding sequence ATGAAAGGACATCAATTCAAATCCTGGATTTTCGAATTGAGAGAGATATTGAGAGAGATCCAGAATTCTCACTATTTCTTAGATTCATGGACCAAATTCAATTCAGTGGGATCTTTTATTCACATTTTTTTCCATCAAGAACGTTTTATAAAACTCTTGGACTCCCGAATTTGGAGTATCCTACTTTCACGCAATTCACATTTACAGGGTTCAACAAGCAATCGATATTTCACGATCAAGGGTGTAGTACTATTTGTAGTAGCGGTCCTTATATATCGTATTAACAATCGAAAGATGGTCGAAAGAAAAAATCTCTATTTGACAGGGCTTCTTCCTATACCTATGAATTTCATTGGACCCAGAAATGATACATTGGAAGAATCTTTTGGGTCTTCCAATATCAATAGGTTGATTGTTTCGCTCCTGTATCTTCCAAAAGGAAAAAAGATCTCTGAGAGCTGTTTCCTGGATCCGAAAGAGAGTACTTGGGTTCTCCCAATAACTAAAAAGTGTATCATGCCTGAATCTAACTGGGGTTCGCGGTGGTGGAGGAACTGGATCGGAAAAAAGAGGGCTTCTAGTTGTAAGATATCTAATGAAACCGTCGCTGGAATTGAGATCTCATTCAAAGAGAAAGATATCAAATATCTGGAGTTTCTTTTTGTATATTATATGGATGATCCGATCCGCAAGGACCATGATTGGGAATTGTTTGATCGTCTTTCTCCGAGGAAGAGGCGAAACATAATCAACTTGAATTCGGGACAGCTATTCGAAATCTTAGTGAAAGACTGGATTTGTTATCTCATGTTTGCTTTTCGTGAAAAAATACCAATGGAAGCGGAGGGTTTCTTCAAACAACAAGGAGCTGGGTCAACTATTCAATCAAATGAAATTGAGCATGTTTCCCATCTCTTCTCGAGAAACAAGTGGGCTATGCAAAATTGTGCTCAATTTCATATGCGGCAATTCCGCCAAGATCTCTTCTTTAGTTGGGGGAAGAATCCGCACGAATCGGATTTTTTGAGGAACATATCGAGAGAGAATTGGTTAGACAATGTGTGGTTGTTAAACAAGGATCGGTTTTTTAGCAAGGTACGGAATGCATCGTCAAATATTCAATATGATTCCACAAGATCTAGTTTCGTTCAAGTAACGGATTCTAGCCAATTGAAAGGATCCTCTGATCAATCCAGAGATCATTTCGATTCCATTAGTAATGAGGATTCAGAATATCACACATTGATCAATCAAAGAGAGATTCAACAACTAAAAGAAAGATCGATTCTTTGGGATCCTTCTTTTCTTCAAACGGAACGAACAGAGATAGAATCAGACCGATTCCCTAAATGCCTTTCTGGATATTCCTCAATGTCCCGGCTATTCACGGAACGTGAGAAGCAGATGAATAAGCATCTGCTTCCGGAAGAAATCGAAGAATTTCTTGGGAATCCTACAAGATCCATTCGTTCTTTTTTCTCTGACAGATGGTCAGAACTTCATCTGGGTTCGAATCCTACTGAGAGGTCCACTAGAGATCAGAAATTGTTGAAGAAAGAACAAGATGTTTCTTTTGTCCCTTCCAGGCGATCGGAAAATAAAGAAATAGTTAATATATTCAAGATAATTACGTATTTACAAAATACCGTCTCAATTCATCCTATTTCATCAGATCCGGGATGTGATATGGTTCCGAAGGATGAATTGGATATGGACAGTTCCAATAAGATTTCATTCTTGAACAAAAATCCATTTTTTGATTTATTTCATCTATTCCATGACCGGAACAGGGGGGGATACACGTTACACCACGATTTTGAATCAGAAGAGAGATTTAAAGAAATGGCAGATCTATTCACTCTATCAATAACCGAGCCGGATCTGGTGTATCATAAGGGATTTGCCTTTTCTATTGGATTGGATCAAAAACAATTCTTGAATGAGGTATTCAACTCCAGGGATGAATCGAAAAAGAAATCTTTATTGGTTCTACCTCCTATTTTTTATGAAGAGAATGAATCTTTTTATCGAAGGATCAGAAAAAAATGGGTCCGGACCTCCTGCGGGAATGATTTGGAAGATCCAAAATCAAAAATAGTGGTATTTGCTAGCAACAACATAATGGAGGCAGTCAATCAATATAGATTGATCCGAAATCTGATTCAAATCCAATATAGCACCTATGGGTACATAAGAAATGTATTGAATCGATTCTTTTTAATGAATAGATCCGATCGCAACTTCGAATATGGAATTCAAAGGGATCAAATAGGAAATGATACTCTGAATCATAGAACTATAATGAAATATACGATCAACCAACATTTATCAAATTTGAAAAAGAGTCAGAAGAAATGGTTCGATCCTCTTATTTTTATTTCTCGAACCGAGAGATCCATGAATCGGGATCCTAATGCATATAGATACAAATGGTCCAATGGGAGCAAGAATTTACAGGAACATTTGGAACATTTCATTTCTGAGCAGAAGAGCCGTTTTCATTTTCAAGTAGTGTTCGATCGATTACGTATTAATCAATATTCGATTGATATTGATTTTGATTGGTCTGAGGTTATCGACAAAAAAGATTTGTCTAAGTCACTTCCTTTCTTTTTGTCCAAGTTACTTCTTTTTTTGTCCAAGTTTCTTCTCTTTTTGTCTAACTCACTTCCTTTTTTCTTTGTGAGTTTTGGGAATATCCCCATTCATAGGTCCGAGATCCACATCTATGAATTGAAAGGTCCGAATGATCAACTCTGCAATCAGTTGTTAGAATCAATAGGTCTTCAAATCGTTCATTTGAAAAAATTGAAACCCTTCTTATTGGATGATCATGATACTTCCCAAAAATCAAAATTCTTGATCAATGGAGGAACAATATCACCATTTTTGTTCAATAAGATACCAAAGTGGATGATTGACTCATTCCATACTAGAAATAATCGCAGGAAATCTTTTGATAACATGGATTCCTATTTCTCAATGATATCCCACGATCAAGACAATTGGCTGAATCCCGTGAAACCATTTCATAGAAGTTCATTGATATCTTCTTTTTATAAAGCAAATCGACTTCGATTCTTGAATAATCCACATCACTTCTGCTTCTATTGTAACAAAGGATTCCCTTTTTATGTGGAAAAGGCTCGTATCAATAATTATGATTTTACGTATGGACAATTCCTCAATATCTTGTTCATTCGCAACAAAATATTTTCTTTGTGCGGCGGTAAAAAAAAATATGCTTTTTTGGAGAGAGATACTATTTCACCAATCGAGTTACAGGTGTCTAACATATTCATACCTAACGATTTTCCACAAAATGGTGACGAAAGGGATAACTTGTACAAATCTTTACATTTTCCAATTCGATCCGATCCATTCGTTCGTAGAGCTATTTACTCGATCGCAGACATTTCTGGAACACTTCTAACAGAGGGACAGATAGTCAATTTTGAAAGAACTTATTGTCAACCTCTTTCAGATATGAATCTGTCTGATTCAGAAGGGAAGAACTTGCATCAGTATCTCAATTTCAATTCAAACATGGGTTTGATTCACACTCCATGTTCTGAGAAATATTTACCATCCGAAAAGAGGAAAAAACGGGGTCTTTGTCTAAAGAAATGCCTTGAGAAAGGGCGGATGTATAGAACCTTTCAACGAGATAGTGCTTTTTCAACTCTCTCAAAATGGAATATATTCCAAACATATATGCCATGGTTCCTTACTTCGACAGGATACAAATATCTAAATTTGATATTTTTAGATACTTTTTCAGACCTATTGCCGATACTAAGTAGCAGCCAAAAATTTGTATCCATTTTTCATGATATTATGCATGGATCAGATATATCATGGCGAATTCTTCAGAAAAAATTGTGTCTTCCACAATGGAATCTGATAAGTGATATTTCGAGTAAGTGTTTACATAATCTTCTTCTGTCCGAAGAAATGATTCATCGAAATAATGAGTCACCATTGATATCGACACATCTGAGATCGCCAAATGTTCGGGAGTTCCTCTATTCAATCCTTTTCCTTCTTCTTGTTGCTGGATATCTCGTTCGTACACATCTTCTCTTTGTTTCTCGAGCCTATAGTGAGTTACAGACAGAGTTCGAAAGGGTCAAATCTTTGATGATTCCATCATACATGATTGAGTTGCGAAAACTTCTGGATAGGTATCCTACATCTGAACTGAATTCTTTCTGGTTAAAGAATCTCTTTCTAGTTGCTCGGGAACAATTAGGAGATTCTCTAGAAGAAATACGGGCTTCTGGCGGCAACATGCTATGGGGTGGTGGTCCCGCTTATGGGGTCAAATCAATACGTTCTAAGAAGAAATATTTGAATATCAATCTCATCGATATCATCGATTTCATAAGTATCATACCAAATCCCATCAATCGAATCGCTTTTTCGAGAAATACGAGACATCTAAGTCATACAAGTAAAGAGATCCATTCATTGATAAGAAAAAGAAAAAACGTGAACGGTGATTGGATTGATGATAAAATAGAATCCTGGGTCTCGAACAGTGATTCGATTGATGATAAAGAAAGAGAATTCTTGGTTCAGTTCTCCACCTTAACGACAGAAAAAAGGATTGATCAAATTCTATTGAGTCTGACTCATAGTGATCATTTATCAAAGAATGATTCTGGTTATCAAATGATTGAACAACCGGGAGCAATTTACTTACGATACTTAGTTGACATTCATAAAAAGTATCTAATGAATTATGAGTTCAATACATCCTGTTTAGCAGAAAGACGGATATTCCTTGCTCATTATCAGACAATCACTTATTCACAAACCTCCTGTGGGGCTAATAGTTTTCATTTCCCATCTCATGGAAAACCCTTTTCGCTCCGCTTAGCCCTATCCCTCTCTAGGGGTATTTTAGTGATAGGTTCTATAGGAACTGGACGATCCTATTTGGTCAAATACCTAGCGACAAACTCCTATGTTCCTTTCATTACAGTATTTCTGAACAAGTTCCTGGCTAACAAGCCCAAGGGTTTTCTTGTTGATGATAGTGACGATATTGATGATAGCGACGATATTGATGATAGTGACGACCGTGACTTTGATACGGAGCTGGCGCTTCTAACTATGATGAATGCGCTAACTATGGATATGATGCCGGAAATAGACCGATTTTATATCACCCTTCAATTCGAATTAGCAAAAGCAATGTCTCCTTGCATAATATGGATTCCAAACATTCATGATCTGGATGTGAATGAGTCGAATTACTTATCCCTCGGTCTATTAGTGAACTATCTCTCCAGGGATTGTGAAAGATGTTCCACTAGAAATATTCTTGTTATTGCTTCGACTCATATTCCCCAAAAAGTGGATCCCGCTCTAATAGCTCCGAATAAATTAAATACATGCATTAAGATACGAAGGCTTCTTATTCCACAACAACGAAAGCACTTTTTCACTCTTTCATATACTAGGGGATTTCACTTGGAAAAGAAAATGTTCCATACTAATGGATTCGGGTCCATAACCATGGGTTCCAATGTACGAGATCTTGTAGCACTTACCAATGAGGCCCTATCGATTAGTATTACACAGAAGAAATCAATTATAGACACTAATATAATTAGATCTGCTCTTCATAGACAAACTTGGGATTTGCGATCCCAAGTAAGATCGGTTCAGGATCATGGGATCCTTTTCTATCAGATAGGAAGGGCTGTTGCACAAAATGTACTTCTAAGTAATTGCTCCATAGATCCTATATCTATCTATATGAAGAAGAAATCATGTAACGAAGGGGATTCTTATTTGTACAAATGGTACTTCGAACTTGGAACGAGCATGAAGAAATTAACGATACTTCTTTATCTTTTGAGTTGTTCTGCCGGATCGGTCGCTCAAGACCTTTGGTCTCTACCCCGACCCGATGAAAAAAATGGGATCACTTCTTATGGACTCGTTGAGAATGATTCTGATCTAGTTCATGGCCTATTAGAAGCAGAAGGCGCTCCGGTGGGATCCTCACGGACAGAAAAAGATTGCAGTCAGTTTGATAATGATCGAGTGACATTGCTTCTTCGGCCCGAACCAAGGAATCCCTTAGATATGATGCAAAATGGATCTTGTTCTATCGTTGATCAGAGATTTCTCTATGAACAATACGAATCGGAGTTTGAAGAAGGGGAAGGAGTCCTCGACCCGCAACGGATAGAGGAGGATTTATTCAATCACATAGTTTGGGCTCCTAGAATATGGCGCCCTTGGGGCTTTCTATTTGATTGTATCGAAAGGCCCAATGAATTGGGATTTCCCTATTGGGTCAGGTCATTTCGGGGCAAGCGGATCATTTATGATGAAGAGGATGGGCTTCAAGAGAATGATTCGGAGTTCTTGCAGAGTGGAACCATGCAGTACCAGACACGAGATAGATCTTCCAAAGAACAAGGCTTTTTTCGAATAAGCCAATTCATTTGGGACCCTGCGGATCCACTCTTTTTCCTATTCAAAGATCAGCCTGTGTTTTCACATCGAGAATTCTTTGCAGATGAAGAGATGTCAAAGGGGCTTCTTACTTCCCAAACGGATCTTCCTACATCTATATATAAACGCTGGTTTATCAAGAATACGCAAGAAAGGTACTTCGAATTGTTAATTCATCGCCAGAGATGGCTTAGAACCAATAGTTCATTATCTAATGGATTTTTTCGTTCTAATACTCCATCCGAGAGTTATCAGTATTTATCAAAGCTGTTCCTATCTAACGGAACGCTATTGGATCAAATGACAAAGACATTGTTGAGAAAAAGATGGCTTTTCCCGGATGAAATGAAAATTGGATTCATGTAA
- the ycf15 gene encoding hypothetical protein RF15 — MYGWYELPKQEFLNSEQPELLLTTSKNFH, encoded by the coding sequence ATGTATGGATGGTATGAACTGCCTAAACAAGAATTCTTGAACAGCGAACAACCAGAGCTATTACTCACTACATCAAAAAATTTCCATTAA
- the ndhB gene encoding NADH-plastoquinone oxidoreductase subunit 2 codes for MKAFHLLLFDGSFIFPECILIFGLILLLMIDSTSDQKDIPWLYFISSTSLVMSITALLFRWREEPTISFSGNFQTNNFNEIFQFLILLCSTLCIPLSVEYIECTEMAITEFLLFVLTATLGGMFLCGANDLITIFVAPECFSLCSYLLSGYTKKDVRSNEATTKYLLMGGASSSILVHGFSWLYGSSGGEIELQEIVNGLINTQMYNSPGISIALIFITVGIGFKLSPAPSHQWTPDVYEGSPTPVVAFLSVTSKVAASASATRIFDIPFYFSSNEWHLLLEILAILSMILGNLIAITQTSMKRMLAYSSIGQIGYVIIGIIVGDSNGGYASMITYMLFYISMNLGTFACIVSFGLRTGTDNIRDYAGLYTKDPFLALSLALCLLSLGGLPPLAGFFGKLHLFWCGWQAGLYFLVSIGLLTSVVSIYYYLKIIKLLMTGRNQEITPHVRNYRRSPLRSNNSIELSMIVCVIASTIPGISMNPIIEIAQDTLF; via the exons ATGAAAGCCTTTCATTTGCTTCTCTTCGATGGAAGTTTTATTTTCCCAGAATGTATCCTAATTTTTGGCCTAATTCTTCTTCTGATGATCGATTCAACCTCTGATCAAAAAGATATACCTTGGTTATATTTCATCTCTTCAACAAGTTTAGTAATGAGCATAACGGCCCTATTGTTCCGATGGAGAGAAGAACCTACGATTAGCTTTTCGGGAAATTTCCAAACGAACAATTTCAACGAAATCTTTCAATTTCTTATTTTACTATGTTCAACTCTATGTATTCCTCTATCCGTAGAGTACATTGAATGTACAGAAATGGCTATAACAGAGTTTCTGTTATTCGTATTAACAGCTACTCTAGGAGGAATGTTTTTATGCGGTGCTAACGATTTAATAACTATCTTTGTAGCTCCAGAATGTTTCAGTTTATGCTCCTACCTATTATCTGGATATACCAAGAAAGATGTACGGTCTAATGAGGCTACTACGAAGTATTTACTCATGGGTGGGGCAAGCTCTTCTATTCTGGTTCACGGTTTCTCTTGGCTATATGGTTCATCCGGGGGAGAGATCGAGCTTCAAGAAATAGTGAATGGTCTTATCAATACACAAATGTATAACTCCCCAGGAATTTCAATTGCGCTTATATTCATCACTGTAGGAATTGGGTTCAAGCTTTCCCCAGCCCCTTCTCATCAATGGACTCCTGACGTATACGAAGGA TCTCCCACTCCAGTTGTTGCTTTTCTTTCTGTTACTTCGAAAGTAGCTGCTTCAGCTTCAGCCACTCGAATTTTTGATATTCCTTTTTATTTCTCATCAAACGAATGGCATCTTCTTCTGGAAATCCTAGCTATTCTTAGCATGATATTGGGGAATCTCATTGCTATTACTCAAACAAGCATGAAACGTATGCTTGCGTATTCGTCCATAGGTCAAATTGGATATGTAATTATTGGAATAATTGTTGGAGACTCAAATGGTGGATATGCAAGCATGATAACTTATATGCTGTTCTATATCTCCATGAATCTAGGAACTTTTGCTTGCATTGTATCATTTGGTCTACGTACCGGAACTGATAACATTCGAGATTATGCAGGATTATACACAAAGGATCCTTTTTTGGCTCTCTCTTTAGCCCTATGTCTCTTATCCTTAGGAGGTCTTCCTCCACTAGCAGGTTTTTTCGGAAAACTTCATTTATTCTGGTGTGGATGGCAGGCAGGCCTATATTTCTTGGTTTCAATAGGACTCCTTACGAGCGTTGTTTCTATCTACTATTATCTAAAAATAATCAAGTTATTAATGACTGGACGAAACCAAGAAATAACCCCTCACGTGCGAAATTATAGAAGATCCCCTTTAAGATCAAACAATTCCATCGAATTGAGTATGATTGTATGTGTGATAGCATCTACTATACCAGGAATATCAATGAACCCGATTATTGAAATTGCTCAGGATACCCTTTTTTAG
- the rps7 gene encoding ribosomal protein S7, giving the protein MSRRGTAEEKTAKSDPIYRNRLVNMLVNRILKHGKKSLAYQIIYRAMKKIQQKTETNPLSVLRQAIRGVTPDIAVKARRVGGSTHQVPIEIGSTQGKALAIRWLLGASRKRPGRNMVFKLSSELVDAANGSGDAIRKKEETHRMAEANRAFAHFR; this is encoded by the coding sequence ATGTCACGCCGAGGTACTGCAGAAGAAAAAACTGCAAAATCCGATCCAATTTATCGTAATCGATTAGTTAACATGTTGGTTAACCGTATTCTGAAACACGGAAAAAAATCATTGGCTTATCAAATTATCTATCGAGCCATGAAAAAGATTCAACAAAAGACAGAAACAAATCCACTATCTGTTTTACGTCAAGCAATACGTGGAGTAACTCCCGATATAGCAGTAAAAGCAAGACGTGTAGGCGGATCGACTCATCAAGTTCCCATTGAAATAGGATCCACACAAGGAAAAGCACTTGCCATTCGTTGGTTATTAGGGGCATCTCGAAAACGTCCAGGTCGAAATATGGTTTTCAAATTAAGTTCCGAATTAGTGGATGCTGCCAACGGGAGTGGCGATGCCATACGCAAAAAGGAAGAGACTCATAGAATGGCAGAGGCAAATAGAGCTTTTGCACATTTTCGTTAA